One genomic window of Actinoplanes lobatus includes the following:
- a CDS encoding VMAP-C domain-containing protein, with product MTDARTELRKLAERCLVHITGPAVAGSGVWIAPGVLLTCAHVVPDGTGSPVTMTWDGQSLSGTVTEHTPNTSFDDVWTFPDLAIVTVTDPPAHPCAWLSDDEPSEGADVVALGHSDELDGVLRPSVKDGQVRGYHQVETGRLWLFKANEVRSGMSGGPVLDLATGAICAIVKSTMREDADRGGYLIPLRGLRDLDRLSRLRLVAATDRFHRQDLRWAAVRSRLTATTPHTLSPRETAKLFGLLAEFPAGDEPELRRLYADCASTGRPPEHPPGTLRDVALALLDSGGPGATDGVVPLLKLSHRLAGTGAAPHEAGLREWADDFATRHGRAAELIAIREAAPAHPAAGIVTVEIAPGLNDPDRYRLRITVTGGAGDRRVTYADDDPAHTLDEMRALVPVKLGVALSGVPDDSVIEFAVPYELFDEPFEDLPTDSFTDLGCTYRVVLRDLDRQIDPAVRDRWNLRWKHLDSGAGRTRWAGCVEDLTQKQFAAELRLAPEIAAVLLTRRPSAHPTLAGMTEVALRLGVPVLAWTRDPCAGHERGDCSGHRFREAFSGPAATALADVSLPALVQRLRLTSELRDAGPDADACRGVVLLWDRPPTPAAPLMSPAMTGRQ from the coding sequence TTGACCGACGCGCGGACCGAGCTGCGGAAACTCGCCGAGCGATGCCTGGTCCACATCACCGGTCCGGCGGTCGCCGGATCCGGGGTGTGGATCGCGCCCGGCGTGCTGCTCACCTGCGCCCACGTGGTCCCGGACGGTACCGGCAGCCCGGTCACGATGACCTGGGACGGGCAGTCGCTGTCCGGCACGGTTACCGAGCACACGCCGAACACGTCGTTCGACGACGTGTGGACCTTCCCCGACCTGGCGATCGTCACGGTCACGGACCCGCCGGCCCATCCGTGCGCCTGGCTCAGCGACGACGAACCGTCCGAAGGCGCCGACGTCGTGGCGCTCGGCCACTCCGACGAGCTGGACGGCGTGCTGCGGCCATCGGTCAAGGACGGGCAGGTCCGCGGCTACCACCAGGTCGAGACCGGACGGCTGTGGCTGTTCAAGGCCAACGAGGTGCGATCCGGCATGTCCGGCGGACCGGTGCTGGACCTGGCCACCGGCGCGATCTGCGCCATCGTGAAATCGACCATGCGAGAGGACGCCGACCGCGGCGGCTATCTGATCCCGTTGCGCGGGCTGCGCGACCTGGACCGGCTGTCCCGGCTGCGCCTGGTCGCCGCCACCGACCGGTTCCACCGGCAGGACCTGCGCTGGGCCGCGGTCCGGTCCCGCCTGACGGCCACCACACCGCACACGCTGTCGCCCCGCGAGACGGCGAAACTGTTCGGGCTGCTCGCCGAGTTCCCGGCCGGTGACGAACCGGAGCTGCGCCGCCTCTACGCCGACTGCGCCAGCACCGGGCGGCCACCGGAACACCCGCCGGGCACCCTGCGCGACGTGGCGCTCGCCCTGCTCGACAGCGGCGGCCCCGGAGCGACCGACGGTGTCGTACCGCTGCTGAAGCTCAGCCACCGCCTCGCCGGAACCGGCGCCGCACCGCACGAGGCCGGACTGCGCGAATGGGCCGACGACTTCGCCACCCGGCACGGCCGGGCCGCCGAGCTCATCGCCATCCGGGAGGCGGCCCCGGCGCACCCGGCGGCCGGGATCGTCACCGTCGAGATCGCGCCCGGGCTCAACGACCCGGACCGGTACCGGCTGCGGATCACCGTGACCGGCGGTGCCGGCGACCGGCGGGTCACCTACGCCGACGACGATCCGGCGCACACCCTCGACGAGATGCGGGCGCTGGTCCCGGTAAAGCTCGGCGTCGCCCTCAGCGGAGTGCCGGACGACAGCGTGATCGAGTTCGCCGTACCGTACGAGCTGTTCGACGAGCCGTTCGAGGACCTGCCGACCGACTCGTTCACCGATCTGGGGTGCACGTACCGGGTGGTGCTGCGCGACCTGGACCGGCAGATCGACCCAGCCGTCCGGGACCGGTGGAACCTGCGCTGGAAACACCTCGACAGCGGCGCTGGGCGGACCCGCTGGGCGGGCTGCGTGGAAGACCTGACCCAGAAACAGTTCGCGGCCGAGCTGCGGCTCGCCCCGGAGATCGCGGCCGTCCTGCTGACCCGGCGGCCCTCCGCCCACCCCACGCTCGCCGGGATGACCGAGGTCGCGCTGCGGCTCGGTGTGCCGGTCCTGGCCTGGACCCGCGACCCGTGCGCCGGCCACGAACGGGGCGACTGTTCCGGCCACCGCTTCCGGGAGGCGTTCAGCGGCCCGGCCGCGACCGCCCTCGCCGACGTGAGCCTGCCCGCCCTCGTACAGCGGCTGCGCCTCACCTCGGAGCTGCGCGACGCCGGGCCGGACGCCGACGCGTGCCGCGGTGTGGTGCTGCTCTGGGACCGGCCGCCCACACCGGCCGCGCCGCTGATGAGCCCCGCGATGACAGGACGGCAGTAG